Proteins from a genomic interval of Chanodichthys erythropterus isolate Z2021 chromosome 6, ASM2448905v1, whole genome shotgun sequence:
- the LOC137021689 gene encoding dolichyl-diphosphooligosaccharide--protein glycosyltransferase subunit 2-like isoform X2, with the protein MAHLCLFSLLVLSLVIKTQTLTPSHHLTTSDVARLQAVLSQPLTDLKSAYYSVVGLSKLGIFVADADETCRFIKSNLDPSSIESLFYAAEASQALSGCEISVSNDTRDLLLATVSEDSTASQIHQSVSALSSLGLPLASQEVVSALKARISKEDNVLAIILALQTASRLSQQAELGDILEEIEDLAARLDDLGGLYLQFEEGLEATALFVSAAYALSDHVDMEPPLKEDQVIQLVNSIFSKKSWDSLLEAFSVASAAAALSNNRFHVPVIVSAQGPAAVSHSHPFLQLQVTDVLCQPLISATVLVESASVVTSKSAILSQAPFTLRDGVFELNFMDNQPASGYYQFSVVIAGDSRFVANHVELKVKVSTRVAINNMDLSVVDKDQSIGPKTTRVEYPTKAKASFMADSHQNFAMTFQLVDETTGVELTPHQTFVRLHNQKTGQEVVFVAEPDSKNLYKFELDTAERKTEFDSISGTYALYLMVGDATLENPILWNVADVVLKFLDEEAPSTIQAKTLYTPKPEIQHLFREPEKKPPTVVSNTFTALVLSPFLLLLILWFKLGANISNFTLSPSTILFHIGHAAMLGLMYVYWTHLNMFQTLKYLAIIGSLTFLAGNRMLAQKAVKRLERK; encoded by the exons ATGGCTCATCTCT GTTTGTTCAGCTTGCTGGTCCTGTCCCTGGTTATAAAGACCCAGACCCTGACGCCGTCCCATCATCTGACCACCAGCGACGTGGCCAGACTCCAGGCTGTATTGAGCCAACCCCTCACTGACCTCAAGTCCGCTTATTACTCTGTTGTTGGACTTAGCAAGTTGGGGATCTTTGTTGCAGACGCAGAT GAGACATGCAGGTTTATCAAATCAAACCTAGATCCCTCTAGCATTGAGTCACTGTTTTATGCAGCAGAAGCCAGCCAAGCTCTGTCTGGATGTGAG ATTTCTGTATCAAATGACACACGTGATTTGCTGTTGGCTACTGTGAGTGAGGACTCCACTGCATCTCAGATTCATCAGTCTGTGAGTGCTCTCAGCTCCCTTGGGCTACCTCTGGCCTCACAGGAAGTGGTCAGTGCCCTGAAAGCTCGTATCTCCAAAGAGGATAATGTCTTGGC AATCATTCTGGCACTGCAGACTGCGTCTCGTCTCTCTCAGCAAGCTGAACTCGGAGATATCCTGGAGGAGATTGAG gatCTGGCTGCCCGTTTAGATGATCTAGGAGGATTGTATCTTCAGTTTGAGGAGGGGCTGGAGGCCACAGCACTGTTTGTTTCCGCTGCGTATGCTCTGTCTGATCATGTGGACATGGAGCCCCCCTTGAAAGAG GATCAGGTAATCCAGCTGGTGAATTCTATCTTCAGTAAGAAGTCTTGGGACTCTCTCTTAGAGGCATTCAGTGTGGCCAGTGCGGCTGCAGCGCTTTCCAACAATCGCTTCCATGTGCCTGTTATTGTCAGTGCCCAGGGCCCTGCTGCCGTATCCCACAGCCATCCCTTTCTCCAG CTTCAGGTGACAGATGTCTTGTGCCAGCCACTCATATCAGCCACTGTGCTAGTGGAGTCCGCCAGTGTTGTGACCTCAAAATCTGCCATCCTAAGTCAGGCACCATTCACCCTCAGAGA TGGGGTTTTTGAGCTGAATTTCATGGACAACCAACCAGCGAGTGGCTACTATCAGTTCTCTGTTGTCATTGCCGGTGACAGCCGATTTGTTGCCAACCATGTTGAG CTCAAAGTAAAGGTCTCTACCCGGGTTGCAATCAACAACATGGATTTGTCTGTGGTGGACAAGGATCAGAGCATTGGCCCCAAAACCACAAG AGTGGAATATCCAACTAAAGCCAAAGCGTCTTTTATGGCGGACAGTCATCAAAACTTTGCCATGACGTTCCAGTTAGTTGATGAGACCACAGGAGTGGAACTCACCCCTCATCAG ACCTTTGTGAGGTTACACAACCAGAAGACAGGTCAGGAGGTTGTGTTTGTGGCTGAACCTGACAGTAAGAACTTGTATAAGTTTGAGCTGGACACAGCTGAAAGAAAGACAGAGTTTGACTCCATCTCTGGCACCTATGCTCTGTACCTGATGGTGGGAGATGCTACGCTGGAGAACCCTATTTTGTGGAATGtg GCTGATGTTGTGCTGAAGTTTTTGGATGAAGAGGCACCTTCAACAATTCAGGCTAAAACATTGTACACACCCAAACCAGAAATCCAG CATCTGTTCAGAGAGCCAGAGAAGAAACCACCCACAGTTGTATCCAACACATTTACTGCCTTGGTCCTCTCTCCATTTCTGCTCTTGCTCATACTG TGGTTTAAACTTGGAGCCAATATCTCAAACTTCACACTGTCACCCAGCACTATTCTCTTCCACATAGGCCATGCAG CTATGTTGGGTCTGATGTATGTGTACTGGACTCACTTAAACATGTTCCAGACTCTGAAGTATCTGGCTATTATAGGCAGCCTCACATTCCTGGCTGGGAACCGCATGCTGGCACAGAAAGCTGTGAAAAG acTTGAAAGAAAATGA
- the LOC137021274 gene encoding somatoliberin-like, with protein MMPKTALLALCCLLLSVTSSPVYPALRFGQQAAAILMTSSIEDPIQFPAGTSLRTPDAELRFGRHADAIFTNSYRKVLGQISARKFLQTVMGKRLGPETQNYVKRQSGIYGDTYKQDVNMDVIERKQSYREPQRLKFSVATH; from the exons ATGATGCCGAAAACTGCCCTGCTAGCACTGTGCTGCCTGTTATTGTCAGTTACTTCTTCCCCAGTCTATCCAGCACTGAG GTTTGGTCAGCAAGCGGCTGCAATACTGATGACCTCCTCTATTGAGGATCCAATACAGTTTCCAGCAGGGACTTCACTGCGCACACCAGATGCTGAGCTTAg GTTTGGAAGACATGCTGACGCCATCTTTACCAACAGCTACCGAAAAGTTCTCGGTCAAATATCTGCCAGAAAATTCCTTCAAACTGTCATGGGCAAAAGACTTGG ACCAGAAACTCAAAACTATGTAAAACGCCAGTCCGGCATATATGGAGACACCTACAAGCAAGATGTGAATATGGATGTCATTGAGAGGAAACAAAGTTACAGAGAACCACAAAGACTTAAGTTCTCAGTAGCTACACACTGA
- the LOC137021689 gene encoding dolichyl-diphosphooligosaccharide--protein glycosyltransferase subunit 2-like isoform X1 — protein MAHLCLFSLLVLSLVIKTQTLTPSHHLTTSDVARLQAVLSQPLTDLKSAYYSVVGLSKLGIFVADADETCRFIKSNLDPSSIESLFYAAEASQALSGCEISVSNDTRDLLLATVSEDSTASQIHQSVSALSSLGLPLASQEVVSALKARISKEDNVLAIILALQTASRLSQQAELGDILEEIEDLAARLDDLGGLYLQFEEGLEATALFVSAAYALSDHVDMEPPLKEDQVIQLVNSIFSKKSWDSLLEAFSVASAAAALSNNRFHVPVIVSAQGPAAVSHSHPFLQLQVTDVLCQPLISATVLVESASVVTSKSAILSQAPFTLRDGVFELNFMDNQPASGYYQFSVVIAGDSRFVANHVELKVKVSTRVAINNMDLSVVDKDQSIGPKTTRVEYPTKAKASFMADSHQNFAMTFQLVDETTGVELTPHQTFVRLHNQKTGQEVVFVAEPDSKNLYKFELDTAERKTEFDSISGTYALYLMVGDATLENPILWNVADVVLKFLDEEAPSTIQAKTLYTPKPEIQHLFREPEKKPPTVVSNTFTALVLSPFLLLLILWFKLGANISNFTLSPSTILFHIGHAAMLGLMYVYWTHLNMFQTLKYLAIIGSLTFLAGNRMLAQKAVKRIAAEQSSRLAKYRSLR, from the exons ATGGCTCATCTCT GTTTGTTCAGCTTGCTGGTCCTGTCCCTGGTTATAAAGACCCAGACCCTGACGCCGTCCCATCATCTGACCACCAGCGACGTGGCCAGACTCCAGGCTGTATTGAGCCAACCCCTCACTGACCTCAAGTCCGCTTATTACTCTGTTGTTGGACTTAGCAAGTTGGGGATCTTTGTTGCAGACGCAGAT GAGACATGCAGGTTTATCAAATCAAACCTAGATCCCTCTAGCATTGAGTCACTGTTTTATGCAGCAGAAGCCAGCCAAGCTCTGTCTGGATGTGAG ATTTCTGTATCAAATGACACACGTGATTTGCTGTTGGCTACTGTGAGTGAGGACTCCACTGCATCTCAGATTCATCAGTCTGTGAGTGCTCTCAGCTCCCTTGGGCTACCTCTGGCCTCACAGGAAGTGGTCAGTGCCCTGAAAGCTCGTATCTCCAAAGAGGATAATGTCTTGGC AATCATTCTGGCACTGCAGACTGCGTCTCGTCTCTCTCAGCAAGCTGAACTCGGAGATATCCTGGAGGAGATTGAG gatCTGGCTGCCCGTTTAGATGATCTAGGAGGATTGTATCTTCAGTTTGAGGAGGGGCTGGAGGCCACAGCACTGTTTGTTTCCGCTGCGTATGCTCTGTCTGATCATGTGGACATGGAGCCCCCCTTGAAAGAG GATCAGGTAATCCAGCTGGTGAATTCTATCTTCAGTAAGAAGTCTTGGGACTCTCTCTTAGAGGCATTCAGTGTGGCCAGTGCGGCTGCAGCGCTTTCCAACAATCGCTTCCATGTGCCTGTTATTGTCAGTGCCCAGGGCCCTGCTGCCGTATCCCACAGCCATCCCTTTCTCCAG CTTCAGGTGACAGATGTCTTGTGCCAGCCACTCATATCAGCCACTGTGCTAGTGGAGTCCGCCAGTGTTGTGACCTCAAAATCTGCCATCCTAAGTCAGGCACCATTCACCCTCAGAGA TGGGGTTTTTGAGCTGAATTTCATGGACAACCAACCAGCGAGTGGCTACTATCAGTTCTCTGTTGTCATTGCCGGTGACAGCCGATTTGTTGCCAACCATGTTGAG CTCAAAGTAAAGGTCTCTACCCGGGTTGCAATCAACAACATGGATTTGTCTGTGGTGGACAAGGATCAGAGCATTGGCCCCAAAACCACAAG AGTGGAATATCCAACTAAAGCCAAAGCGTCTTTTATGGCGGACAGTCATCAAAACTTTGCCATGACGTTCCAGTTAGTTGATGAGACCACAGGAGTGGAACTCACCCCTCATCAG ACCTTTGTGAGGTTACACAACCAGAAGACAGGTCAGGAGGTTGTGTTTGTGGCTGAACCTGACAGTAAGAACTTGTATAAGTTTGAGCTGGACACAGCTGAAAGAAAGACAGAGTTTGACTCCATCTCTGGCACCTATGCTCTGTACCTGATGGTGGGAGATGCTACGCTGGAGAACCCTATTTTGTGGAATGtg GCTGATGTTGTGCTGAAGTTTTTGGATGAAGAGGCACCTTCAACAATTCAGGCTAAAACATTGTACACACCCAAACCAGAAATCCAG CATCTGTTCAGAGAGCCAGAGAAGAAACCACCCACAGTTGTATCCAACACATTTACTGCCTTGGTCCTCTCTCCATTTCTGCTCTTGCTCATACTG TGGTTTAAACTTGGAGCCAATATCTCAAACTTCACACTGTCACCCAGCACTATTCTCTTCCACATAGGCCATGCAG CTATGTTGGGTCTGATGTATGTGTACTGGACTCACTTAAACATGTTCCAGACTCTGAAGTATCTGGCTATTATAGGCAGCCTCACATTCCTGGCTGGGAACCGCATGCTGGCACAGAAAGCTGTGAAAAG GATTGCTGCAGAACAAAGTAGTAGGTTGGCAAAGTATAGGAGTCTGCGGTAA